The region ACCCAGAAAAAATCAAACGTGTCCCAATCAAACAACTATTGGCAAAAGAAATTAACCCAGTTATCGGAGCAAGAATCGAATATCAAGGCAAAAACGCCACAGTCCGCGCAATCGGCGCAGGCAGAGTCTTGTTGGACTTTAACCCACCATTGGCTGGAAGAACCCTCATCTACGACCTAACTGTTACCAAGCAGATTGAGAAAGCAGAAGAAAAAGTTGGCGCACTCATTCACAGACGTGTACCCGTTGTGGAAGAAGAAAAATTCAAACTTGCACTTAAAGAAAACAAACTTACCGTTGACATGCCAGAGGACACATTCTACGTTGAAGGCATACAAATCGCAAAACGCGGCATCGCAATGGACATCCAAAAATACACTACTGTGTACGAAATCAAATTCATAGAAACCTACAAGTCCGAACCAAAACCAGAAGCAGCACCCGCAGCAGCCAAAGAAGAAAAGAAAGAAGAAAAACCTGCCGCAGAAACCAAAGCAGCTAAGCCAAAAGCTGAAAAGGCAAAACCAAACGCCAAAGCCAAAAAAGCAAAAGCAGCAGCTGAAGAGTAACCCTCTTCTTAATTTTTAATTTTTTTAGTTGTAAATTTTTCTTGGTCTTTTTTATCGAAAAACCTATTTAAAATTACAGATTATAGTTCACCCCGACGTAAAATGGATCGAAAAGACTACCTCCAACAACCAGTTAAACACATAAAAATCGACAAACCCCAAACCGTAAACCAACTCATGTTACAATTTAAAAACTCAGGCTCTTTTGGCGCTGGGCGTCTTGCGACAGCCTGTGATATTTTTGAGAAAATGGTTAAAGAAAAGGATTGCACGGTTTTTTTGGCGCTCAGCGGCGCGATTGTGCCAGCGGGGTTACGTACGATAGTTGCTGATTTGGTTAGGCGTCACTTGGTTGATGTGATTGTAACCACGGGCGCATGCATGGTTCATGATGCCATCGAAGCCGTGGGTGGTCATCATTACAGGGGCAGCTGGATTGTTGATGATGTTGAACTCTACAGGTATCATCTTTTCCGAATATACGACATTTTTGTAACAGAAGAAGACTACATGAAACTTGACTACCAACTCTCAGATATGTATGATGAAATCGCCAAAGAGCACAAAGGCAAATCTCTCTCCTCAAACGAGTTCACCCACGAAATCGGCAAACGCTTAACCGACAAAGACTCCATCCTACGCGCAGCATACGAAGAAAACGTGCCAATTTTCGTGCCTGCACTACGCGATTCCGAATTCGGCTTTATTCACTGGATGCATTCCTCCCAAGAAGGCAAAAAAGAGGTGCTGCAAGTTGACGCCTTCAAAGAAGTTCCTACAATCTGCAACATCTGCGAGCAATCCCCAAAAAACGCCATGATAGTGCTGGGTGGGGGTGTTCCAAGAAACACTGTGCAATCTTCTACGTTGGCGTCCAAAAAAGGCTTGGATTACGCGATTATTGTGACGATGGATCGTCCTGAAACTGGTGGCTTGTCGGGTTCCACGTTGGAGGAAGCGGTTAGCTGGGGTAAAGTCAAAGGTGAAGCCGCGCAAGTAACGGTTGTGGGCGATGCGATGATGGTTTTTCCATTTATTGTGGCTTCGGTGACCGAGCGTGTGGGTGAAGATTTTAAGCGTCAGGGCTTTCTGCAAAGCCAGGGTAGATTGCCATGACCGAGAAATATTGTGGTAACTGCGACAGCCATAGTTGCTACACGTATCCCTCAAAAATTTTCTGCTCCACCCGCCACGCACAGGGCAAAGACCCCATCGTAGATACGTTATGGTGCTGTGAAAGCTGGAATTTGGTCAGCCAAGAATGTTACTGCGTGCGGGAAGCCCTCAAAGCAAAAGAAAACAAAAAGTAACCTCTTTATTTTTTTGGTTTGATTTCGTTGTTGTACTTGTATTTGCTTATGTGCAGGGCCTGTCTTTTTTTGAGTTAGCTCTTATTGATGACGGTGTATCCTATATTCTGCGTTTGTTGGTTTTCAGGGTTGACTACTGAGTATTTGCATCAGTGCCTGTAAAATTAATCTGCTTCAAGGTTTTTTTGCGATAGTGTCATAAGTGCAATACGTCTACTTTATGGTTAGGGCTGATTAGCGAGTGCATAAAAAACTGTTACTGATAACGGTAATTCCCCTTATCCTCTCTATAGTTGCCGTTTCACCCGCCCAAGAAACCACCCCCGCATGGAACATACAAGTCATACCCTCAAATGGAACAATTGGGGCTAGTTCTTTAGCCTTAGACTCGGCAGATAATCCTCACATATGCTACAGTGAACATCCGAAACAAGATCACACTATTGCAGACGTATTAGTTTATGCTCATTGGAACGGAACTGCTTGGAGCACACAAAAAATA is a window of Candidatus Bathyarchaeota archaeon DNA encoding:
- a CDS encoding BNR repeat-containing protein, which codes for MHKKLLLITVIPLILSIVAVSPAQETTPAWNIQVIPSNGTIGASSLALDSADNPHICYSEHPKQDHTIADVLVYAHWNGTAWSTQKI
- a CDS encoding deoxyhypusine synthase family protein, giving the protein MDRKDYLQQPVKHIKIDKPQTVNQLMLQFKNSGSFGAGRLATACDIFEKMVKEKDCTVFLALSGAIVPAGLRTIVADLVRRHLVDVIVTTGACMVHDAIEAVGGHHYRGSWIVDDVELYRYHLFRIYDIFVTEEDYMKLDYQLSDMYDEIAKEHKGKSLSSNEFTHEIGKRLTDKDSILRAAYEENVPIFVPALRDSEFGFIHWMHSSQEGKKEVLQVDAFKEVPTICNICEQSPKNAMIVLGGGVPRNTVQSSTLASKKGLDYAIIVTMDRPETGGLSGSTLEEAVSWGKVKGEAAQVTVVGDAMMVFPFIVASVTERVGEDFKRQGFLQSQGRLP
- a CDS encoding peptidylprolyl isomerase, yielding MALQKGDFILTNYVAKVKETNEVFDTTDEAVAKKEHLFKEGEIYEPKLVVVGEGWLLKPVDEALLTMEVGKPVTVEISPEKGFGPRDPEKIKRVPIKQLLAKEINPVIGARIEYQGKNATVRAIGAGRVLLDFNPPLAGRTLIYDLTVTKQIEKAEEKVGALIHRRVPVVEEEKFKLALKENKLTVDMPEDTFYVEGIQIAKRGIAMDIQKYTTVYEIKFIETYKSEPKPEAAPAAAKEEKKEEKPAAETKAAKPKAEKAKPNAKAKKAKAAAEE